A stretch of the Bacillus anthracis str. Vollum genome encodes the following:
- a CDS encoding SDR family oxidoreductase — protein sequence MKILILGGTRFLGRAFVEEALQRGHEVTLFNRGTNQEIFLEVEQLIGDRNGDVSSLENRKWDVVINTCGFSPHHIRNVGEVLKDNIEHYIFISSLSVYKDWIPHHIKEDYILQPEPTKEQIKAVENGEISPYEYYGALKVLCEKEAEEYWPRRVLHVRAGLLSGMFDYTDRLPYWIQRVAKGGKVLVPGRKDRPVQIVDIKDVANWGLNMAENKNAGIFNVTGPNYDLTMEELLNTCKKVTHSDAEFVWVDESFMSEHNVQPWTEMPLWIPETFPLDGETKPWKGGFSISIDNAVKAGLTFRRIEETVTDVYEWMKSTDEWELKAGISGEREKELLERWY from the coding sequence ATGAAAATTTTAATACTAGGTGGTACACGTTTTTTAGGGAGAGCTTTTGTAGAAGAGGCTTTACAGAGAGGGCATGAAGTTACATTATTTAACCGCGGAACAAACCAGGAGATTTTTCTAGAAGTGGAGCAGCTTATCGGTGACAGAAATGGTGATGTATCAAGTTTAGAAAATCGTAAATGGGACGTTGTCATAAATACATGTGGATTTTCTCCACATCACATAAGAAATGTTGGAGAAGTACTTAAAGATAATATTGAACACTATATATTCATCTCAAGCCTTTCCGTATATAAAGATTGGATTCCGCATCATATAAAAGAAGACTATATATTACAACCTGAACCAACGAAAGAGCAAATAAAGGCTGTAGAAAATGGTGAAATATCTCCTTATGAGTATTACGGTGCGCTAAAAGTATTATGTGAAAAAGAAGCAGAGGAGTATTGGCCGCGGCGTGTTTTACACGTAAGAGCAGGACTTCTTTCAGGAATGTTTGATTATACAGATCGTCTTCCATATTGGATTCAGCGTGTAGCAAAAGGAGGTAAGGTGTTAGTTCCAGGAAGAAAAGACCGTCCCGTGCAGATAGTTGATATAAAAGACGTCGCAAATTGGGGACTAAACATGGCAGAAAACAAAAATGCAGGTATATTCAATGTGACAGGTCCAAATTATGATTTGACGATGGAAGAACTATTAAATACGTGTAAAAAGGTTACGCATAGTGATGCTGAATTCGTTTGGGTAGACGAATCGTTTATGAGTGAACATAATGTGCAGCCGTGGACAGAAATGCCTTTATGGATTCCAGAAACTTTTCCATTAGATGGTGAGACGAAGCCGTGGAAAGGCGGGTTTTCTATAAGTATCGATAATGCTGTGAAAGCAGGGCTTACTTTTAGAAGAATAGAAGAGACAGTTACAGACGTGTATGAGTGGATGAAGAGCACAGACGAATGGGAATTAAAAGCAGGTATTTCAGGCGAAAGGGAGAAGGAATTGTTAGAAAGATGGTATTAA
- a CDS encoding ABC transporter ATP-binding protein: MGLIELKDIKKVYSNKNHNTFALNGINLTIYKGEIIAVMGRSGSGKSTLLNVIGLIDMPNEGEYTLNGKSLTEIGANKVHKTRNEMIGFIFQYFALLKEHTVLDNVVLPLTYRKLKQRERENKAKFYLEKVGLKEHMYKTPDELSGGQQQRVAIARALVGEPELILADEPTGNLDRKTGEEIMNLLLQLNEEGRTIIIVTHDMEVANKCNRIIELVDGEIVQS; encoded by the coding sequence ATGGGGTTAATTGAACTAAAAGATATTAAGAAGGTGTATAGTAATAAGAATCACAATACGTTCGCGTTAAACGGTATAAATTTAACGATATATAAGGGCGAAATTATAGCGGTAATGGGGCGATCAGGCTCAGGGAAGAGTACATTACTAAATGTTATCGGGTTAATTGATATGCCAAATGAGGGTGAATATACGTTAAATGGAAAATCATTAACTGAAATTGGAGCAAATAAAGTTCATAAAACAAGAAATGAAATGATCGGATTTATTTTTCAATATTTTGCATTGTTAAAAGAACATACTGTACTGGATAATGTAGTGCTACCACTCACATATAGAAAGCTAAAGCAACGAGAAAGAGAAAATAAGGCGAAGTTCTATTTAGAAAAAGTAGGTTTAAAAGAACATATGTATAAAACACCCGACGAGCTATCAGGTGGACAACAGCAGCGCGTCGCAATTGCAAGAGCGTTAGTAGGTGAACCAGAATTAATATTGGCAGATGAACCGACCGGAAATTTAGATAGAAAAACAGGAGAAGAAATTATGAATTTGCTATTACAACTGAATGAAGAAGGACGAACAATTATTATTGTAACGCATGATATGGAAGTAGCGAATAAGTGTAATAGAATTATTGAGTTAGTTGATGGGGAAATTGTGCAGAGTTAA
- a CDS encoding ABC transporter permease, translating to MRIKSAFIALKKRFLFSVLLLIQITFGLATITSSINVFYNLHYLNDKFSSVLNGDKTYLVTFERTTDRLQSNQFNKEKIQAVYNTIHQNKDVISYGTYEERVIEIESSNRPFQNSMITDLKNKTFHDERPTIKTIFVDENYYKMLHLPLKPEEGFAHDDFQKNKEEKTKVLMGSYFKKYFQVGDTINNQYTITGFLPENKFIVNNNTTNTYLKLDYAMIMPMSFDRFEKYEAMFLRLHQSTVLYLQKGADVKKLEESIQLKGNGGTFHLKSLGDEINEDVTLNGYSEIPQLIVGILFIVFSIVGIVVTTIVSILMRKREFGIKIAFGESKFGMFIQIVLENIIVAITGLGMSIAYFSWRYGVLLQMSKDLKEATVLDFKLDMPILFLVFLFLLLIIIVSNVIVFLFIRKLEPKTLIGGME from the coding sequence ATGAGAATAAAAAGTGCGTTCATAGCATTAAAAAAGAGGTTTCTATTTTCCGTACTTCTTCTAATACAGATTACATTTGGATTAGCAACTATAACGAGTTCAATTAATGTGTTTTATAATTTACACTATCTAAACGATAAATTCAGCTCGGTATTAAATGGGGATAAAACATATTTAGTTACTTTTGAAAGGACGACAGATAGATTACAAAGCAATCAATTTAATAAAGAGAAAATTCAAGCGGTTTATAATACAATTCATCAAAATAAAGATGTGATTTCGTATGGTACATACGAGGAGCGAGTTATTGAAATAGAGTCAAGTAATAGACCATTTCAAAACAGTATGATTACTGATTTGAAAAATAAAACGTTTCATGACGAAAGACCTACTATTAAAACAATTTTTGTAGATGAAAATTACTATAAAATGTTACATTTACCTTTAAAACCTGAAGAAGGTTTCGCGCATGATGACTTTCAAAAAAATAAGGAAGAAAAAACAAAAGTTTTAATGGGTTCTTACTTTAAAAAATATTTTCAAGTTGGGGATACAATTAATAATCAATATACAATTACAGGGTTTTTGCCAGAAAATAAATTTATCGTAAATAATAATACGACGAACACATATTTGAAGTTGGATTACGCAATGATAATGCCTATGTCATTTGATAGATTTGAAAAATATGAAGCAATGTTTTTAAGGCTACATCAAAGTACAGTTTTATATTTACAAAAAGGTGCAGATGTAAAGAAACTAGAAGAATCAATTCAACTTAAAGGAAACGGCGGTACGTTTCATTTAAAAAGTTTAGGTGATGAAATAAATGAAGATGTTACTCTTAACGGCTATTCTGAAATACCTCAACTTATAGTAGGAATCTTATTCATTGTATTCTCGATTGTCGGAATTGTAGTAACGACCATTGTTTCTATCTTGATGAGAAAACGGGAATTTGGTATAAAAATAGCTTTTGGCGAAAGTAAATTTGGTATGTTTATTCAAATTGTTTTAGAGAACATTATTGTAGCAATAACTGGCTTAGGAATGTCAATAGCTTACTTTTCATGGAGGTATGGGGTTCTATTACAAATGTCGAAGGATTTAAAGGAAGCAACGGTATTAGACTTTAAATTGGATATGCCTATATTGTTTTTAGTATTTCTTTTCTTATTATTGATTATCATTGTCTCGAATGTAATTGTCTTTTTGTTTATTAGAAAGCTTGAACCGAAAACATTAATAGGTGGGATGGAATAA
- a CDS encoding FtsX-like permease family protein — protein sequence MNLVLKEIVVNKTIFIMLFIGFVLTIWPILIAMSTRDYYDEKFYDSKNGYFNYYYSVQLTNMGEINFEQFQTLVESDFKNASVITNDIRITIPDIGHVIMNGLLNKNWSPPLLKGSQIGQDEKNSVIVGKKIYKDMETIKLFNKEYTVKGVAGENTGYEYNIKIYVSLNDMPDEVKQMIQKDNTFQMIVRSNEKPIKEIETFIQHMKQNNKDINAKVISEKENYEKEKNSSEAVEELLSFPYRLLCIAFITSIIVSYYWIYTKKKSLSLRKALGASNVNLFIFIFSQLFLCAITATACAICIQWIFSILSENIIEFTSYNISLQSTHIVMCVFLSLTIAFILSVIPFVYVLKSEPAKALKE from the coding sequence ATGAATCTAGTATTAAAAGAAATAGTGGTGAACAAAACAATATTCATTATGTTATTTATTGGATTTGTATTGACGATATGGCCAATCCTAATCGCAATGTCGACGCGAGATTATTATGATGAGAAATTTTATGATAGTAAAAATGGTTATTTTAATTATTACTATTCTGTTCAACTTACTAATATGGGGGAAATTAATTTCGAACAATTTCAGACGTTAGTAGAATCTGATTTTAAAAACGCTAGTGTTATTACAAATGATATTCGTATTACTATTCCGGATATCGGCCACGTAATAATGAATGGTCTCCTTAATAAAAATTGGTCTCCACCTTTGCTAAAAGGTTCTCAGATAGGACAAGATGAAAAAAATAGTGTAATAGTGGGGAAGAAAATTTATAAGGATATGGAAACAATAAAATTATTTAATAAGGAATATACAGTTAAAGGCGTAGCTGGAGAAAATACTGGATATGAGTATAATATTAAAATTTACGTCTCTCTAAATGACATGCCAGATGAAGTGAAACAGATGATACAAAAAGATAATACATTCCAAATGATTGTTCGTTCTAACGAAAAACCTATCAAGGAAATAGAAACTTTCATACAGCATATGAAACAGAACAATAAAGATATAAATGCTAAAGTGATTAGTGAAAAAGAGAACTATGAGAAGGAAAAAAACTCAAGTGAAGCCGTAGAAGAGTTACTCAGTTTTCCATATAGGCTTTTATGTATAGCTTTCATTACTAGTATCATAGTAAGTTATTATTGGATTTATACGAAGAAAAAAAGTTTGTCGTTAAGGAAAGCTTTGGGAGCAAGTAATGTAAATCTTTTTATTTTTATATTTAGTCAATTATTTTTATGTGCAATCACTGCAACAGCTTGTGCAATATGCATACAATGGATTTTTAGCATTTTGAGTGAAAATATTATAGAATTTACAAGCTATAATATTAGTTTACAGTCTACTCATATTGTAATGTGTGTATTTCTTTCACTTACTATAGCTTTCATTCTCTCTGTAATACCATTTGTATATGTGCTTAAAAGTGAACCTGCTAAAGCATTAAAGGAGTAA
- a CDS encoding serine hydrolase domain-containing protein yields the protein MKTAEKLDQIIKEEYKNMNGMLVVQKGNIIFEKYYNDYGSNDTFHVASVTKTIISALIGICIDKGYIKSVDQRVIEFFPEYNCNSSEITVRHLLTMTAPYPFVDWQEPLEELCTQQDWIQYTLDRIGKGGNIGAFKYSSAGAHVLSAIITSTTGKSAREFANEQLFRPLGMREIPNYNMKAFGFDDLFGKGVKGWVHDPNGISTGRWGLALTVKDMAKFGQLYLNEGTHNGKQILSTSWIKESTEMNTNQYGYLWWLREEDGIFSYCAMGDGGNMICCIPEKELVVVMASEAMPNARDRWELIVKYILPCIRSNQ from the coding sequence ATGAAAACTGCTGAAAAGTTAGATCAGATTATAAAAGAAGAATATAAAAATATGAATGGTATGTTAGTAGTGCAGAAAGGTAATATTATTTTTGAAAAATATTATAACGATTACGGATCAAATGATACATTTCATGTAGCGTCAGTTACAAAAACGATAATCTCTGCGCTAATTGGGATATGTATAGATAAAGGCTATATAAAAAGCGTTGATCAAAGAGTAATAGAATTTTTCCCAGAATATAATTGTAATTCATCTGAAATAACAGTGCGGCATCTCCTTACTATGACAGCTCCATATCCTTTCGTAGACTGGCAGGAACCGTTAGAAGAATTATGTACGCAACAAGATTGGATACAGTATACGTTAGATAGGATAGGAAAAGGCGGAAACATTGGGGCTTTTAAATATTCATCTGCAGGAGCGCATGTACTATCAGCAATTATCACGAGTACAACAGGAAAAAGTGCGCGTGAATTTGCGAATGAACAGCTATTTCGGCCACTCGGTATGAGAGAAATTCCAAACTACAATATGAAAGCATTTGGATTCGATGACTTATTTGGAAAAGGTGTAAAGGGATGGGTTCACGATCCAAATGGTATTTCAACGGGCAGATGGGGACTAGCGTTAACAGTTAAAGATATGGCTAAGTTTGGACAGCTGTATTTGAATGAAGGTACTCATAATGGAAAACAAATTCTATCAACATCATGGATAAAAGAATCAACAGAAATGAACACAAATCAATATGGTTACTTATGGTGGTTACGAGAAGAAGATGGAATCTTTTCATACTGTGCTATGGGTGACGGTGGGAATATGATTTGTTGTATTCCAGAGAAGGAATTGGTTGTAGTAATGGCTTCTGAAGCTATGCCGAATGCACGGGATAGATGGGAATTGATTGTGAAATATATTCTTCCTTGTATACGATCAAATCAATAA
- a CDS encoding AraC family transcriptional regulator: MENKQSRNEYLQRIYKVQNYIELHINDSLSIEELADIAGFSKYHFHRIFKGIVDEPLSRYVNRLKLERATNLLTYRSDMTITDITYHFGFTDSAVFSRTFKNYYGVSPSQYRNDNSKNCKDVRRISQYNECKKVRRNVEIVTVDNINVAYIRHIGTYEELTIAFPKMIEKLFQYATKQNYHVFEDTKVLTIYHDHHEFTEDNHLRTSLCITIPGESAIETNDIGIMVIPSGKYAVGHFEIFQDEYKRAWDFIYGEWLPNSGYKPRDSYPFEVYRNDPKQHPKHKHIVDIYVPIEPF; this comes from the coding sequence ATGGAGAATAAACAAAGTAGAAATGAGTATTTACAGCGCATATACAAAGTACAAAATTATATAGAATTACACATAAATGATTCACTATCCATTGAAGAGCTAGCGGATATAGCAGGATTTTCAAAGTATCATTTTCATAGAATTTTTAAAGGGATAGTAGATGAACCATTATCTCGGTATGTAAACCGCTTGAAACTGGAAAGGGCAACAAACCTTCTTACATACCGTTCGGATATGACGATTACTGATATCACTTACCATTTTGGTTTCACAGATTCGGCAGTTTTCTCCCGTACATTTAAAAATTATTATGGAGTAAGTCCGTCTCAATATCGAAACGACAATAGCAAGAATTGCAAAGACGTAAGAAGAATTTCTCAATACAATGAATGTAAGAAGGTTCGAAGGAATGTTGAAATTGTAACAGTAGACAATATAAACGTCGCATACATAAGGCATATCGGTACATATGAAGAGTTAACTATAGCTTTTCCGAAAATGATAGAGAAACTATTTCAATACGCAACCAAGCAAAACTATCATGTATTTGAGGATACGAAAGTATTAACCATTTACCACGATCATCATGAATTTACGGAGGACAATCATTTAAGAACAAGTTTATGTATAACAATTCCAGGTGAATCTGCAATAGAAACGAACGACATTGGAATAATGGTAATACCTTCAGGCAAGTATGCAGTAGGACATTTTGAAATATTCCAAGATGAATATAAAAGAGCATGGGACTTTATATATGGTGAGTGGCTGCCAAATAGCGGATATAAACCGAGAGACTCATATCCTTTTGAAGTATATAGAAATGATCCAAAGCAGCATCCAAAGCATAAACATATAGTTGATATATATGTACCTATCGAACCTTTTTAA
- a CDS encoding GNAT family N-acetyltransferase: MRVRNIQEEDYVKIHSVLNDWWGGRDMADMLPKLFFVHFQETSFIIEEDGETLGFLCGFLSQTHKEEAYVHFIGVNPKYRRRGIASTLYSYFFDVARANKRKVVKAITSPVNKKSIQFHREIGFRIEAGDDEIEGVSVHTNYDGNGGSRVLFLKNV, encoded by the coding sequence ATGCGAGTAAGAAATATTCAAGAGGAAGATTATGTAAAGATTCATTCTGTTTTAAATGATTGGTGGGGCGGGAGAGACATGGCTGACATGTTGCCAAAATTGTTTTTCGTTCACTTTCAAGAAACGAGTTTTATCATTGAAGAAGATGGCGAAACGTTAGGTTTCTTATGCGGATTCCTTTCGCAAACGCATAAAGAGGAAGCGTACGTTCATTTTATCGGGGTAAATCCGAAGTATAGAAGAAGAGGAATCGCATCGACATTGTATTCTTATTTCTTTGATGTCGCTCGTGCAAATAAGCGTAAAGTTGTGAAAGCAATCACATCACCAGTTAATAAAAAATCGATACAGTTTCATAGGGAGATTGGCTTTCGAATAGAGGCTGGGGATGATGAGATAGAGGGTGTATCAGTACATACAAATTATGACGGGAACGGCGGTAGTAGAGTTTTATTTTTGAAAAATGTGTAA
- a CDS encoding DUF3980 domain-containing protein codes for MINRKCERCKEITGTLHGGKKIKEEFLCEDCLQKGIASGEIELSQAEEKQTSHLSIKILKIMSVIYLIGSILMAFSTGPFIHNLGFDEISISGSELGLISIVMLGSIFQSVLVFCGIWVFILLVETVIKIYEKMK; via the coding sequence ATGATAAATCGAAAATGTGAAAGATGTAAAGAAATAACAGGTACATTGCATGGTGGTAAAAAAATTAAAGAAGAATTTCTATGTGAGGACTGTTTGCAAAAAGGAATTGCGAGTGGAGAAATCGAATTATCACAAGCGGAAGAAAAACAAACTTCACATCTTTCTATAAAAATATTAAAAATAATGAGTGTGATTTATTTAATAGGATCTATTTTAATGGCTTTTTCAACTGGTCCATTTATACATAATCTTGGGTTTGATGAAATATCCATTTCAGGATCAGAATTAGGTTTAATAAGTATTGTTATGTTAGGTTCTATATTTCAGTCAGTTCTTGTATTTTGCGGGATATGGGTATTTATCCTTTTAGTAGAAACAGTCATTAAAATTTATGAAAAAATGAAGTGA
- a CDS encoding NUDIX hydrolase — translation MISKLTFGYKKPTEQYVLRPSCYAIIFNSTSSKIAIIQKGESYFLPGGGMEGTETKDECLHRELLEELGWKIEIDQYIGNAMRYFFAEKEDTYYLNDGFFYIANMVQKQTENCEEDHVLRWMSPLHAVELLIHDHQKWAIEQALLLRNEKGSPSI, via the coding sequence ATGATATCTAAACTTACTTTTGGCTATAAAAAGCCTACTGAACAATATGTATTACGACCTAGTTGTTATGCAATTATTTTTAACTCCACTTCTTCAAAGATTGCTATTATCCAAAAAGGAGAAAGCTACTTTTTACCTGGCGGTGGTATGGAAGGTACTGAAACAAAAGATGAATGCTTACATCGTGAACTACTAGAGGAATTAGGATGGAAAATTGAAATTGATCAGTATATCGGTAATGCAATGCGATATTTTTTTGCCGAAAAAGAAGATACTTATTATTTAAATGACGGGTTCTTTTATATCGCGAACATGGTGCAGAAACAAACTGAAAACTGTGAGGAAGATCATGTTTTAAGGTGGATGTCTCCATTGCATGCTGTGGAACTTCTCATTCACGATCATCAAAAATGGGCGATTGAACAAGCGCTTTTATTACGAAATGAAAAAGGATCTCCTTCTATATGA
- a CDS encoding DMT family transporter → MKRWQMEWLLVSVALVWGANYTIGKYGVAYMSSIQFNSLRFLVASPVLLLITFLMERSLRIERKDWLRLVAVGIVGTTMYQTMFMLSVKYTSATNASLLIAMSPIFTGILAVLHKQERFSMKVQIGSIVAFIGAAFVLLTGHTGGATYEYAWLGNIIGLVAAIAWGWYPILAQPLITKYSAMRVTSWSTLIGIVPLVIYCLFNVNSLTWPVDTLSWGSLAYSIIFATIFGLAMWYVGISQIGSTKVMVYMYLVPLFAVIFAAVTIGEQINMMQLVGGLIIFVGLYVVKKGGIKKPALNLKKVS, encoded by the coding sequence ATGAAACGATGGCAAATGGAATGGCTCCTAGTATCAGTAGCGTTAGTATGGGGAGCAAATTATACAATTGGAAAGTATGGCGTGGCATATATGTCATCCATTCAATTTAATAGTTTACGATTTTTAGTAGCATCACCGGTATTATTACTTATTACATTTTTAATGGAACGCTCATTACGTATTGAAAGAAAAGATTGGCTACGATTAGTAGCAGTCGGTATCGTTGGTACGACAATGTATCAAACGATGTTTATGCTATCTGTGAAATATACTTCAGCAACGAACGCCTCATTATTAATTGCGATGTCACCTATATTTACAGGGATATTAGCAGTATTGCACAAACAAGAACGCTTTTCGATGAAAGTACAAATAGGTTCAATAGTAGCCTTTATTGGTGCCGCATTCGTTTTATTAACAGGTCATACAGGAGGAGCTACTTACGAGTATGCATGGCTCGGAAATATAATTGGATTAGTCGCAGCAATTGCGTGGGGATGGTATCCAATATTAGCACAACCTCTTATTACAAAATACTCCGCAATGAGAGTTACATCATGGTCTACTTTAATTGGAATTGTACCGCTTGTGATATACTGTCTATTCAACGTAAATTCTTTAACGTGGCCAGTAGATACGCTAAGCTGGGGGTCTCTAGCATATTCCATCATCTTTGCGACTATCTTCGGACTTGCAATGTGGTATGTCGGTATTAGTCAAATAGGCTCAACGAAAGTAATGGTTTATATGTATCTCGTACCATTATTCGCAGTTATCTTTGCGGCAGTAACGATTGGGGAGCAAATCAATATGATGCAACTCGTTGGCGGACTTATTATCTTTGTGGGTCTATATGTTGTAAAAAAGGGCGGAATCAAAAAGCCAGCTCTCAATTTGAAAAAAGTAAGTTAA
- a CDS encoding PLP-dependent aminotransferase family protein, translating into MEWKLDSDSKIPIYQQVVDFIEKRITYGELPPGSFLPSERKLATQLNVNRSTVTTAYNELRAMGIVESTTGKGTRVSTHMWGVSPTLTPNWRNFVEGGTFLPNLPLLRHIRAEVQQNENIIDFANGELGCNLYPHDQLQTILREQPLTHSLSYDHPQGYLPLRQAVVKYMKEYLKVEATEQSIMITSGAQQALHLIVQCLLNPGDAVAFESPSHCYSLPLFQSAGIRIFPLPVDEHGINPDDVQELYRKHRIKMIFLNPNFQNPTGTMLHPNRRKKLLSLCADLRIAIVEDDPSSLLTLEKKQPCPTLKSIDENGTVIYVHSLSKMIAPGLRVGWLVAPQSVVERLSDARHQMELGMSIFPQWLMQQFFETVPFQSHIVPLRKQLTEKRDVIVRALNEQLHDKISFSNPTGGIYIWGKLKEPINEKQLIMQSLKQEIAFMPGSIFGAKDGYIRLSYGKVNIDQIEEGISRLREAILVCEK; encoded by the coding sequence ATGGAATGGAAACTAGATAGTGACAGTAAAATCCCTATTTATCAGCAAGTTGTTGACTTTATCGAGAAACGTATTACATACGGGGAACTTCCTCCAGGTAGCTTTCTACCTTCTGAACGGAAATTAGCTACACAGTTAAATGTAAACCGTAGTACGGTAACGACTGCTTATAATGAATTACGTGCTATGGGAATTGTAGAAAGTACGACTGGTAAAGGAACACGCGTGAGTACACATATGTGGGGCGTTTCTCCGACATTAACGCCGAACTGGAGGAATTTCGTAGAAGGTGGTACATTTTTACCAAACTTACCGTTACTTCGTCATATTCGAGCGGAAGTACAACAAAATGAAAATATTATTGATTTCGCAAACGGAGAACTCGGTTGTAACCTCTATCCTCACGATCAACTACAAACGATTTTACGAGAACAACCGTTAACGCACTCATTAAGTTACGATCATCCGCAAGGGTACCTCCCGCTAAGACAAGCGGTAGTAAAATATATGAAAGAATATTTAAAAGTTGAAGCGACTGAACAATCGATTATGATTACATCTGGTGCACAGCAAGCCTTGCACCTTATCGTACAATGTTTATTAAATCCGGGTGATGCTGTTGCTTTCGAAAGTCCTTCACACTGTTATTCCCTGCCATTATTCCAATCAGCAGGTATTCGTATTTTCCCATTACCTGTCGATGAACACGGTATTAATCCGGATGATGTGCAAGAGCTATATAGAAAGCATCGTATTAAAATGATTTTTTTAAATCCAAACTTCCAAAATCCTACGGGCACAATGCTGCATCCAAACCGTAGAAAAAAACTATTATCACTTTGTGCAGACTTACGAATTGCGATTGTGGAAGATGATCCGTCTAGTTTACTTACGTTAGAAAAGAAACAACCTTGCCCTACTTTGAAATCGATTGATGAAAATGGAACTGTTATCTATGTACATTCTTTATCAAAAATGATTGCACCGGGATTACGAGTTGGTTGGCTTGTCGCCCCACAATCGGTAGTAGAAAGGTTATCTGACGCACGACATCAAATGGAATTAGGTATGAGCATTTTCCCACAGTGGCTTATGCAGCAATTTTTCGAAACTGTACCTTTTCAGTCTCATATCGTACCGTTACGAAAACAATTAACAGAAAAAAGAGACGTTATCGTTCGCGCCTTAAATGAGCAACTTCACGATAAAATCTCTTTTTCAAATCCGACCGGTGGTATATACATATGGGGAAAATTAAAAGAACCGATAAACGAAAAACAACTTATTATGCAAAGTTTAAAACAAGAAATCGCCTTTATGCCGGGGAGTATTTTCGGCGCGAAAGATGGTTATATTCGTTTATCTTATGGAAAAGTGAATATTGATCAAATTGAGGAAGGGATTTCTCGCTTGCGTGAGGCTATTTTGGTTTGTGAAAAGTAA
- a CDS encoding YaiI/YqxD family protein: MKIYVDADACPVKDVIIFEATKAEIPVILVTSFSHYSNAEQPKGVETIYVDSGADAADYRIMQLAQKEDLIVTQDYGLASLALAKGCIVLHHKGYKYTNENIEQLLQTRYLSAMVRKSGKRTKGPKPFTAEDKEKFRALFKSMIAL, encoded by the coding sequence ATGAAAATCTATGTTGATGCAGATGCTTGCCCTGTAAAAGATGTAATTATTTTTGAAGCTACGAAGGCAGAAATTCCTGTTATCCTCGTTACAAGCTTTTCTCATTATTCTAATGCTGAGCAGCCAAAAGGCGTGGAAACAATTTATGTTGATTCTGGAGCTGATGCTGCGGATTACCGAATTATGCAGTTAGCCCAAAAAGAAGATTTAATCGTAACACAAGATTACGGTCTTGCTTCGCTTGCTTTAGCAAAAGGCTGTATCGTGCTACACCATAAAGGATATAAGTACACAAATGAAAACATTGAACAACTATTACAAACACGATATTTAAGTGCAATGGTTCGAAAAAGCGGTAAGCGTACAAAAGGACCGAAACCATTTACAGCAGAAGATAAAGAGAAATTTAGAGCACTCTTTAAAAGTATGATCGCACTGTAG
- a CDS encoding DUF3892 domain-containing protein has product MDKKDFEKVYNDYLHQGEEQAQFEVGHEVNTGAEQIVAVRKNGDGDLIAFKTSSGRELDYMTALNEAKSGKLAHVDVFHKYGRDIIRSEPDGIKENNLDNLPSF; this is encoded by the coding sequence ATGGACAAGAAAGACTTTGAAAAAGTGTATAATGATTATTTACATCAAGGAGAAGAACAAGCTCAATTTGAAGTAGGCCATGAAGTTAATACAGGAGCAGAACAAATTGTTGCCGTTCGTAAAAATGGTGATGGGGATTTAATAGCGTTTAAAACAAGTAGCGGAAGAGAGTTAGATTATATGACTGCTCTTAATGAAGCCAAATCAGGGAAATTAGCTCATGTGGATGTATTTCATAAGTATGGTAGAGATATTATACGTAGCGAACCGGATGGAATAAAAGAAAATAACTTAGATAATTTACCTTCATTTTAA